A window of the Natronomonas salina genome harbors these coding sequences:
- a CDS encoding DNA double-strand break repair nuclease NurA: MTLDPVHFDGIAQMAGRISQRVDATDHEAFADTVFEEFLDPLWYDGRRVVEPLGELRRRRVDLEDAALQEAPFPTQHGLDSGTINPTTFTNGLVLDVAQAAMAAVPSDLDLHRGRTVVATVHSNDATVDCEEEDWTVFDGGYSRGRILQAPHVNRYEEAVVHALSLYLAEVEHARTNADVVDDLLILDGPIYPKGLLAWSDRHPELADLLVEEERPRDVVAGYIDLVETFADRGVPLVGFVKNSASKAITRAVRNKERAPWVNDAAFFRRVLERTDDEDERLTDHLTFTNWFVSRCGVDEPLSIDGDALGIDRERDPEDYEVTFCCIYDPRDDLVFRVEAPAVFTRDAELREALTMQLLRDVAHERGPPLAVEKADELARISREEKAALGRAIEDRFDAERDRSYDDERWGLVA; encoded by the coding sequence ATGACCCTCGACCCGGTGCACTTCGACGGCATCGCCCAGATGGCGGGCCGCATCAGCCAGCGCGTCGACGCCACCGACCATGAGGCCTTCGCCGACACGGTGTTCGAGGAGTTCCTGGACCCGCTGTGGTACGACGGCCGCCGCGTCGTCGAGCCCCTCGGCGAACTGCGGCGCCGCCGAGTCGACCTCGAGGACGCGGCGCTGCAGGAGGCGCCGTTCCCCACCCAGCACGGCCTGGACTCCGGGACCATCAACCCGACGACGTTCACGAACGGCCTCGTCCTCGACGTGGCACAGGCGGCGATGGCCGCCGTCCCCTCGGACCTGGACCTCCACCGCGGGCGGACCGTCGTCGCCACCGTCCACTCCAACGACGCGACCGTCGACTGCGAAGAGGAGGACTGGACCGTCTTCGACGGGGGCTACTCCCGCGGCCGGATCCTCCAGGCGCCGCACGTCAACCGCTACGAGGAGGCCGTCGTCCACGCGCTCTCCCTCTATCTCGCGGAGGTCGAACACGCCCGGACCAACGCCGACGTGGTCGACGACCTGCTGATCCTCGACGGGCCCATCTACCCGAAGGGCCTGCTCGCGTGGTCGGACCGCCACCCGGAGCTGGCGGACCTGCTCGTCGAGGAGGAGCGCCCGCGGGACGTGGTCGCCGGCTACATCGACCTCGTGGAGACCTTCGCCGACCGCGGCGTCCCGCTCGTCGGCTTCGTGAAGAACAGCGCCTCGAAGGCCATCACCCGCGCCGTCCGGAACAAGGAGCGGGCGCCCTGGGTGAACGACGCCGCGTTCTTCCGGCGCGTCCTCGAGCGGACCGACGACGAGGACGAGCGGCTGACCGACCACCTGACGTTCACCAACTGGTTCGTCTCCCGGTGCGGCGTCGACGAGCCGCTGTCGATCGACGGCGACGCGCTCGGCATCGACCGCGAGCGCGACCCCGAGGACTACGAGGTGACGTTCTGCTGTATCTACGACCCCCGCGACGACCTGGTGTTCCGCGTCGAGGCGCCGGCGGTGTTCACCCGCGACGCGGAGCTGCGGGAGGCCCTGACGATGCAGCTGCTCCGGGACGTCGCCCACGAGCGCGGCCCGCCGCTGGCCGTCGAGAAGGCCGACGAGCTGGCGCGCATCAGCCGCGAGGAGAAGGCGGCGCTGGGGCGGGCCATCGAGGACCGCTTCGACGCCGAGCGCGACCGCAGCTACGACGACGAGCGCTGGGGGCTCGTCGCCTGA
- a CDS encoding Lrp/AsnC family transcriptional regulator, with the protein MVVAYIMVKAHTGDADRLRDETETVDGVVSAHIVAGDVDIIAKVDVDSPADVKDIAKSIRDLDGVENTQTYIAMG; encoded by the coding sequence ATGGTCGTCGCCTACATCATGGTGAAGGCCCACACCGGCGACGCCGACCGCCTGCGGGACGAGACCGAGACCGTCGACGGCGTCGTCTCGGCGCACATCGTCGCCGGCGACGTCGACATCATCGCGAAGGTCGACGTCGACTCCCCGGCCGACGTCAAGGACATCGCCAAGTCCATCCGCGACCTCGACGGCGTCGAGAACACCCAGACGTACATCGCGATGGGGTAG
- a CDS encoding arsinothricin resistance N-acetyltransferase ArsN1 family B: MSDLRLRVAAPDDAAAVADIYRPYVEETAVTFEEAPPDAADVSDRIETKLETFPWFVAERDGRVVGYAYASKLRDRPAYRWSAELSVYVDGEDRGSGVGSALYRALLATLEQQGFESAYGVVTVPNPESVGFHESFGFERVALFPEVGYKLGEWHDVAWYEHALGERSDDPDDPTPFGECREAPWLRDVLSSVADGADSAG, encoded by the coding sequence ATGAGCGACCTTCGACTCCGCGTGGCCGCGCCCGACGACGCGGCGGCGGTCGCCGACATCTACCGCCCGTACGTCGAGGAGACGGCGGTCACCTTCGAGGAGGCGCCGCCGGACGCGGCGGACGTGTCGGACCGCATCGAGACGAAGCTCGAGACGTTCCCCTGGTTCGTCGCCGAACGCGACGGCCGGGTCGTTGGCTACGCGTACGCGAGCAAGCTCCGCGACCGGCCCGCCTACCGCTGGAGCGCCGAGCTATCGGTGTACGTCGACGGCGAGGACCGCGGCTCGGGCGTCGGCTCGGCGCTGTACCGCGCGCTCCTGGCGACCCTCGAGCAACAGGGCTTCGAGAGCGCCTACGGCGTCGTCACGGTGCCGAACCCCGAGAGCGTGGGCTTCCACGAGTCGTTCGGCTTCGAGCGGGTCGCGCTGTTCCCGGAAGTCGGGTACAAACTCGGCGAGTGGCACGACGTCGCCTGGTACGAGCACGCCCTCGGCGAACGGAGCGACGACCCCGACGACCCGACGCCGTTCGGGGAGTGCCGCGAGGCGCCGTGGCTCCGGGACGTCCTCTCGTCGGTCGCGGACGGCGCGGATTCCGCCGGATAA
- a CDS encoding DUF7113 family protein, translating to MLHIRGSARGTELTGTLFEPGEDPPAFRGAPDDDAPYVWVCDAFYEVESGGQTQRLGDREVQVAFESPMPRGFETREAAVEAATDHVRTQFVRVGVPGEEVTVEVAEVAEGASGTDA from the coding sequence ATGCTCCACATCCGGGGGTCCGCTCGCGGCACCGAGCTGACGGGGACGCTGTTCGAACCCGGCGAGGACCCGCCGGCGTTCCGCGGCGCGCCCGACGACGACGCCCCCTACGTCTGGGTCTGCGACGCCTTCTACGAGGTCGAGAGCGGCGGGCAGACCCAGCGGCTCGGCGACCGCGAGGTCCAGGTCGCCTTCGAGTCGCCCATGCCGCGGGGCTTCGAGACCCGCGAGGCCGCCGTCGAGGCGGCGACGGACCACGTCCGCACCCAGTTCGTCCGCGTCGGCGTCCCCGGCGAGGAGGTGACCGTCGAGGTCGCCGAGGTGGCGGAGGGGGCCTCCGGGACCGACGCCTGA
- a CDS encoding helix-turn-helix domain-containing protein, with protein sequence MIARLARQLGKEERDLQVLEAVLEHQPIGITRIARETDIDEHKARYSLRMLENDGLIEPTPDGAVATDDVEERVREINDGLDDLIDQMESLKDLDG encoded by the coding sequence ATGATAGCGCGGCTGGCGAGACAGTTGGGGAAGGAGGAACGGGACCTCCAGGTGTTGGAGGCCGTCCTGGAGCACCAGCCGATCGGCATCACCCGCATCGCCCGGGAGACGGACATCGACGAGCACAAGGCTCGGTACTCCCTCCGGATGCTGGAGAACGACGGGCTGATCGAGCCGACGCCGGACGGCGCCGTCGCGACGGACGACGTCGAAGAGCGGGTCCGGGAGATCAACGACGGGCTCGACGACCTGATCGACCAGATGGAGTCGCTGAAGGACCTCGACGGCTAG
- a CDS encoding potassium channel family protein has translation MRFVIVGAGRVGMRTARVLRDEGHDVVLVEPDEPKVERLEEEGFEVVHGDGGDEETLLDLGLDDADGLAAVSGDLVTNFVACMIAKAHDCRTVLRVDDDYREYVVRKYASDVDEVIYPERLGAIAAKNALVGGNVRAVADIAYNLQLVELTVTPDSPMRGYTLSELELPADSRVLAFGKDDGPLRLPDADVSLAAGDRLVVIADFSVLQDVEQIIVGESGQAVARGGV, from the coding sequence ATGAGATTCGTTATCGTCGGTGCCGGCCGGGTCGGGATGCGGACGGCGCGGGTGCTCCGCGACGAGGGCCACGACGTCGTCCTGGTGGAACCGGACGAACCGAAGGTCGAACGGCTCGAGGAGGAGGGCTTCGAGGTCGTCCACGGCGACGGCGGCGACGAGGAGACGCTGCTAGACCTGGGTCTCGACGACGCCGACGGCCTCGCCGCGGTCTCCGGGGACCTCGTCACCAACTTCGTCGCCTGCATGATCGCGAAGGCCCACGACTGCCGGACCGTCCTCCGGGTCGACGACGACTACCGCGAGTACGTCGTCCGGAAGTACGCCTCCGACGTCGACGAGGTCATCTATCCCGAGCGGCTGGGCGCCATCGCCGCGAAGAACGCCCTCGTCGGCGGGAACGTCCGCGCCGTCGCCGACATCGCCTACAACCTCCAGCTCGTCGAGCTGACGGTCACCCCGGACTCGCCGATGCGCGGGTACACCCTCTCGGAGCTGGAGCTCCCCGCTGACTCGCGGGTCCTCGCGTTCGGCAAGGACGACGGGCCGCTGCGGCTCCCGGACGCGGACGTCTCGCTGGCCGCCGGCGACCGCCTCGTCGTCATCGCGGACTTCAGCGTCCTCCAGGACGTCGAACAGATCATCGTGGGTGAATCAGGCCAGGCCGTCGCGAGGGGAGGTGTCTGA
- a CDS encoding J domain-containing protein, whose translation MQRDRLVLGLTGVFAGMTAVVLLVSVAFREPVLFVVALPLGAATYAFWYQSSGALKERIRRTQRRSNPGERRQRGGFGAAPREGFEGARGQQARERWERRQQARQRQQRGGRRGPGAEPASAMSPAEAYRRLGLDRTADEAEVQRAYREKVKEVHPDRGGDEEAFRKVNEAYETLKG comes from the coding sequence GTGCAGCGAGACCGCCTGGTCCTGGGGCTCACCGGCGTCTTCGCCGGGATGACGGCCGTCGTCCTCCTGGTGAGCGTCGCCTTCCGCGAGCCGGTGCTGTTCGTCGTCGCGCTCCCGCTCGGCGCCGCGACCTACGCCTTCTGGTACCAATCCTCCGGTGCCCTGAAGGAGCGCATCCGGCGGACCCAGCGCCGTTCGAACCCGGGCGAGCGGCGCCAGCGCGGCGGGTTCGGCGCCGCGCCGCGTGAGGGGTTCGAGGGGGCCAGGGGACAGCAGGCCCGAGAACGGTGGGAGCGACGGCAGCAGGCGCGGCAGCGACAGCAGCGGGGCGGCCGGCGAGGGCCCGGCGCCGAGCCCGCCAGCGCGATGAGCCCGGCTGAGGCGTACCGCCGGCTCGGCCTCGACCGGACCGCCGACGAGGCCGAGGTCCAGCGCGCCTACCGCGAGAAGGTCAAGGAGGTCCACCCGGACCGCGGCGGCGACGAGGAGGCGTTCCGGAAGGTCAACGAGGCCTACGAGACGCTGAAGGGCTGA
- a CDS encoding Lrp/AsnC ligand binding domain-containing protein, protein MVRAFIMVKADTGHAEELLERIRGLEQVVEANVVAGDFDVIVEAADEEVYDVINAVATRIRSFDEVSDTKTYVCLE, encoded by the coding sequence ATGGTTCGTGCGTTCATCATGGTCAAGGCGGACACGGGACACGCCGAGGAGTTGCTGGAGCGGATCCGCGGCCTGGAGCAGGTCGTCGAGGCCAACGTCGTCGCCGGCGACTTCGACGTCATCGTCGAGGCCGCCGACGAGGAGGTCTACGACGTCATCAACGCCGTGGCGACGCGGATCCGGAGCTTCGACGAGGTGAGCGACACGAAGACGTACGTCTGTCTGGAGTGA
- a CDS encoding ribose 1,5-bisphosphate isomerase, producing MVQSPAVHPEVRETARQIAEMETRGAATIADEAAAALGAQAAESDADDPEAFRTEMRTAARELHDTRPTAVSLPNALRYVLTGMEGESVAALKRSVERRVDEFRADLEDAQEQLGRIGAGRLRDGDVVMTHCHSTDALACVEAAVERGTEVEAVVKETRPRNQGHITAKRLRELGVPVTLIVDNAAHRYMDDVDHLLVGADSIAADGSVVNKIGTAGLAVSARDRGVPVMVAAQSIKLHPKTLTGGAVEIEERDDVEVITEDDRADIGEIEVANPAFDVTPPRHVDAIVTERGQFPPESVVVLMRELFGESVEEPWTE from the coding sequence ATGGTTCAATCGCCGGCGGTACACCCCGAGGTCCGGGAGACGGCGCGGCAGATCGCGGAGATGGAGACCCGGGGCGCGGCGACGATCGCCGACGAGGCGGCGGCCGCGCTGGGCGCCCAGGCCGCCGAATCCGATGCGGACGATCCCGAAGCGTTCAGGACCGAGATGCGCACCGCCGCGCGCGAACTACACGACACCCGCCCGACGGCGGTCAGCCTTCCGAACGCCCTCCGGTACGTCCTGACCGGCATGGAGGGCGAGTCCGTGGCCGCCCTCAAACGGTCCGTCGAACGACGGGTCGACGAGTTCCGTGCGGACCTCGAGGACGCCCAGGAGCAACTGGGCCGTATCGGGGCCGGGCGGCTCCGCGACGGGGACGTGGTGATGACGCACTGCCACTCCACGGACGCGCTGGCCTGCGTCGAGGCCGCCGTCGAGCGCGGGACCGAGGTCGAGGCGGTCGTCAAGGAGACCCGACCCAGGAATCAGGGCCACATCACCGCCAAGCGGCTCCGCGAACTCGGCGTGCCGGTCACCCTGATCGTCGACAACGCGGCCCACCGCTACATGGACGACGTCGACCACCTGCTGGTCGGCGCCGACAGCATCGCCGCCGACGGGTCGGTCGTCAACAAGATCGGCACCGCCGGCCTGGCCGTCTCGGCGCGCGACCGCGGCGTCCCGGTGATGGTCGCCGCCCAGTCGATCAAGCTCCACCCGAAGACGCTGACCGGCGGCGCCGTCGAGATCGAGGAGCGCGACGACGTGGAGGTCATCACCGAGGACGATCGCGCCGACATCGGCGAGATCGAGGTCGCCAACCCGGCCTTCGACGTGACGCCGCCGCGGCACGTCGACGCCATCGTCACCGAACGCGGGCAGTTCCCGCCGGAGAGCGTCGTCGTGCTGATGCGGGAGCTCTTCGGCGAGAGCGTCGAGGAGCCCTGGACGGAGTAG